Proteins co-encoded in one Geothermobacter hydrogeniphilus genomic window:
- a CDS encoding histidinol phosphate phosphatase domain-containing protein, which yields MIDLHTHTVFSDGELIPAELARRAAVAGYRALAMTDHGDRSNLDLIIPRVARVAGELGSAWGLTVLSGIELTHVPPQQIAAAADEARGLGARIIIVHGETIVEPVAAGTNRAALEADIDILAHPGLISIEDARLAAERGIHLELTTRRGHSLCNGHVARVALETGAKLVINNDAHAPGDLLSPELMRRVALGAGLDEARVDEALANSAALVARVEKV from the coding sequence ATGATTGATCTGCACACCCACACGGTTTTCAGCGACGGTGAACTGATTCCGGCTGAACTCGCCCGCCGGGCGGCGGTGGCCGGTTACCGGGCCCTGGCGATGACCGATCATGGCGATCGTTCCAACCTCGACCTGATCATTCCCCGCGTCGCCCGCGTCGCCGGGGAACTCGGCAGCGCCTGGGGACTGACTGTGCTGTCCGGGATCGAACTGACCCATGTGCCGCCGCAGCAGATCGCCGCCGCGGCTGATGAAGCGCGCGGACTCGGCGCCAGGATCATTATCGTTCACGGTGAAACCATCGTTGAACCAGTTGCCGCGGGCACCAACCGCGCGGCGTTGGAAGCCGACATCGATATCCTCGCCCACCCCGGCCTGATCAGCATTGAGGATGCCCGGCTGGCCGCTGAGCGCGGCATCCATCTCGAACTGACCACCCGCCGGGGGCACTCCCTGTGCAACGGGCACGTCGCCCGTGTGGCGCTGGAAACTGGAGCGAAGCTGGTGATCAACAACGATGCCCACGCCCCCGGCGATCTTCTCTCCCCGGAACTGATGCGCCGCGTGGCGCTTGGCGCCGGACTGGACGAAGCCCGGGTCGACGAGGCGCTGGCCAACTCGGCGGCGCTGGTGGCGCGGGTAGAAAAGGTTTAA
- the guaB gene encoding IMP dehydrogenase, with the protein MLDPEVREGLTFDDVLLLPAHSEILPKEADISTWLTPAIRLNMPLLSAAMDTVTESRSAITMAREGGMGIIHKNMTPKEQAVEVDQVKKSESGMIVDPITMEPEQKIFEALAVMKQYRISGVPVCKNGKLVGIMTNRDLRFETNLDQPIANVMTREKLVTVPPGTTLEEAKQHLHAHRIEKLLVVDDDYALKGLITIKDIEKVRKYPYSCKDDIGRLRVGAAIGVGPDREERLAELVAAGVDVVVIDTAHGHSQGVIDAVVDTRRQYPDLQLIAGNIATGTAAEVLIKAGVNAVKVGIGPGSICTTRVVAGVGVPQITAIADVSAVTRRHGVSLIADGGIKYSGELPKAIAAGADVIMIGSLFAGTEESPGETILYQGRTYKSYRGMGSLGAMKRGSKDRYFQGDVDNDVKLVPEGIEGRVPYRGPLSDNIHQLLGGLRAGMGYTGCRTIRELQEKGQFMRITNAGLRESHVHDVNITHEAPNYRIERN; encoded by the coding sequence ATGCTCGACCCCGAGGTACGCGAAGGCCTGACCTTCGATGATGTTCTGCTGCTTCCCGCCCATTCCGAGATTCTGCCCAAGGAAGCCGATATTTCCACCTGGCTGACGCCGGCCATCCGCCTCAACATGCCGCTGCTCTCGGCGGCCATGGACACCGTGACCGAATCGCGCAGCGCGATCACCATGGCCCGTGAAGGCGGAATGGGGATCATTCACAAGAACATGACGCCGAAGGAGCAGGCGGTCGAGGTCGACCAGGTCAAGAAATCGGAGTCGGGAATGATTGTCGATCCGATCACCATGGAGCCGGAGCAGAAGATCTTCGAAGCGCTGGCGGTGATGAAGCAGTACCGGATTTCCGGGGTGCCGGTATGCAAGAACGGCAAACTTGTCGGTATCATGACCAACCGCGACCTGCGCTTTGAAACCAATCTCGACCAGCCGATCGCCAACGTGATGACCCGGGAGAAGTTGGTCACCGTGCCGCCCGGAACGACTCTTGAAGAGGCCAAGCAGCATCTGCACGCCCACCGCATCGAGAAACTGCTGGTGGTTGATGACGACTACGCCCTCAAGGGGTTGATCACCATCAAGGACATCGAGAAGGTCCGCAAGTATCCCTACTCCTGCAAGGACGACATCGGCCGTTTGCGTGTCGGCGCCGCCATCGGAGTCGGTCCGGATCGTGAGGAACGACTCGCCGAGTTGGTCGCCGCCGGGGTTGACGTGGTGGTGATCGACACCGCCCACGGCCATTCCCAGGGAGTGATCGACGCGGTTGTCGATACCCGGCGCCAGTATCCCGATCTGCAGTTGATTGCCGGCAATATTGCCACCGGCACCGCCGCCGAGGTCCTGATCAAGGCCGGCGTCAACGCCGTCAAGGTCGGCATCGGTCCCGGATCGATCTGTACTACCCGCGTGGTCGCCGGGGTCGGTGTGCCGCAGATCACCGCCATCGCCGATGTGTCCGCCGTCACCCGCCGGCACGGGGTGTCGTTGATCGCTGACGGCGGCATCAAGTATTCCGGTGAACTGCCCAAGGCGATTGCCGCCGGTGCCGACGTGATCATGATCGGCTCACTGTTCGCCGGCACCGAGGAGTCCCCCGGTGAAACCATCCTCTACCAGGGTCGTACCTACAAGTCCTACCGCGGCATGGGCAGCCTCGGGGCGATGAAGCGCGGCAGCAAGGACCGCTATTTCCAGGGGGATGTCGACAACGACGTCAAGCTGGTTCCCGAGGGCATCGAGGGCCGGGTTCCCTACCGCGGGCCGCTCTCCGACAATATTCATCAGCTGCTCGGCGGCCTGCGCGCCGGCATGGGCTACACCGGTTGCCGGACGATCCGTGAACTGCAGGAAAAGGGGCAGTTCATGCGCATCACCAATGCCGGGTTGCGTGAATCCCATGTCCACGATGTCAATATCACCCACGAAGCCCCCAACTACCGTATCGAACGCAATTAA
- a CDS encoding helix-turn-helix transcriptional regulator, translated as MSGETRRRGKPAKKYSQAARLHDVIRILEARYGATVDELAEECGVTRRTIYRDLQAISDAGYPLVSEPGADGRTVHRFVSGFSRIPPVAFSLEELMTLYFCRGQLGFLRGTPFQDDLDAIFGRIRSVLPPRSVAHLERIASAAAPKFLGIRDYAGRKKQLELLRRALLHQYRCRLRYTPPHRDTVEYMFDPYTLLFHKDSLYLGGYAHNRGALRLFLVDRVEDVELLDERFEVPEDYRAEDLTGQSFGLIDEGEEFTARVRFSGEIAHLVRERTWHPSQQLRELADGAVELSLTVSGETELLAWLYSYLPHVEVLEPAPLRDRFAAGLRYALQKYS; from the coding sequence ATGAGCGGTGAAACGCGTCGCCGGGGAAAACCGGCCAAGAAATACAGCCAGGCCGCCCGTCTGCACGATGTCATCCGCATCCTGGAGGCGCGCTATGGTGCCACCGTCGACGAACTGGCCGAGGAGTGCGGTGTCACCCGGCGCACCATTTATCGTGACCTGCAGGCGATCAGCGACGCCGGCTACCCGCTGGTCAGTGAACCGGGTGCCGACGGCCGTACGGTTCACCGTTTTGTCAGCGGCTTTTCCCGTATCCCGCCGGTTGCTTTCTCTCTTGAAGAGTTGATGACCCTCTACTTCTGCCGCGGGCAGCTCGGTTTTCTGCGGGGAACCCCTTTTCAGGATGACCTTGACGCCATCTTCGGCCGCATCCGCTCGGTACTGCCGCCGCGCAGCGTCGCTCACCTGGAGCGCATCGCTTCGGCCGCGGCGCCGAAGTTCCTCGGCATCCGTGACTATGCCGGCAGAAAAAAGCAGCTTGAACTGCTGCGCAGGGCGCTGCTTCATCAGTACCGCTGTCGGTTGCGTTACACCCCTCCGCACCGCGACACCGTCGAGTACATGTTTGACCCTTACACCCTGCTGTTTCACAAGGATTCTCTCTACCTCGGCGGTTATGCCCACAACCGCGGGGCGTTGCGACTGTTCCTGGTCGACCGCGTGGAGGATGTGGAACTGCTCGATGAACGCTTCGAGGTTCCCGAGGACTACCGGGCCGAGGATCTGACCGGCCAGTCTTTCGGTCTGATCGACGAGGGGGAGGAGTTCACCGCGCGGGTGCGATTTTCCGGCGAGATCGCCCACCTGGTGCGGGAACGAACCTGGCATCCGAGCCAGCAGCTTCGTGAACTGGCTGATGGTGCCGTTGAGCTGAGCCTGACCGTCAGCGGCGAAACCGAATTGCTGGCCTGGCTTTATTCTTATCTTCCTCACGTCGAAGTCCTGGAGCCCGCCCCGTTGCGGGACCGCTTCGCGGCCGGATTGCGGTACGCGCTGCAGAAATATTCCTGA
- a CDS encoding M42 family metallopeptidase, whose protein sequence is MTDESFAFLRQLLESPSPSGYEAPARALLRQRVAACADRVEVDMLGNLVAVLEGEGEHRPRLMLTAHCDEIGFLVRHIDDRGFLFFAPLGGVDAHLVPGQRVSVQTTNGPLRGVVGKKPIHLLKAKERERVVPLDEQFIDIGCADGEEARALVAIGDPVVFAAGLERLQGTRITSRALDDKMGAWLVAEAFCRLAAGKRPAADIHALFTVQEEVGLRGAGPGAFGVAPDVAIAVEIGHGTDTPAHSPAQSGDVRLGKGPLLSRGPNINHALFGLLRATAAEAGIPLQVIGEARGTGTDANVIQLSRNGVATALLRVPTRYLHTPSEVLDLNDLEQALDLLVAVAGKVRSRSDFIPD, encoded by the coding sequence ATGACCGACGAGTCTTTCGCCTTTCTCAGACAGCTGCTTGAATCCCCCAGTCCCTCCGGTTACGAGGCGCCGGCACGGGCCCTGCTGCGGCAGCGGGTTGCAGCATGCGCCGACCGGGTCGAGGTCGACATGCTCGGCAACCTGGTGGCGGTGCTCGAAGGGGAAGGGGAGCATCGTCCGCGGCTGATGCTGACCGCGCACTGTGACGAGATCGGTTTCCTGGTGCGGCACATCGATGACCGCGGATTTCTCTTTTTCGCTCCCCTCGGCGGGGTTGACGCCCACCTGGTGCCGGGCCAGCGGGTCAGCGTGCAGACGACCAATGGTCCCCTGCGCGGGGTGGTCGGCAAGAAACCGATTCACCTGCTTAAGGCCAAGGAGCGCGAGCGGGTGGTGCCGCTGGACGAGCAGTTTATCGATATCGGTTGCGCCGACGGTGAAGAGGCCCGCGCGCTGGTGGCGATCGGTGACCCGGTGGTGTTCGCCGCCGGGCTCGAACGGCTGCAGGGGACGCGCATCACTTCGCGGGCGCTGGATGACAAGATGGGCGCCTGGCTGGTGGCCGAGGCCTTCTGTCGCCTGGCGGCGGGCAAGCGGCCGGCGGCCGACATCCACGCCCTGTTCACCGTTCAGGAAGAGGTCGGCCTGCGGGGAGCCGGTCCCGGCGCCTTCGGGGTCGCGCCGGACGTGGCAATCGCGGTCGAAATCGGTCATGGCACCGATACCCCGGCTCACAGTCCCGCGCAGAGCGGCGATGTTCGCCTCGGGAAGGGACCGCTGCTCTCGCGCGGGCCCAATATCAATCATGCCCTGTTCGGGCTGCTGCGGGCCACCGCCGCCGAGGCCGGGATCCCCCTGCAGGTGATCGGTGAGGCGCGCGGCACCGGAACCGATGCCAATGTCATCCAGCTCTCCCGCAACGGGGTGGCGACCGCCCTGCTGCGGGTGCCGACCCGCTACCTGCATACGCCATCGGAAGTCCTTGATCTGAACGACCTGGAACAGGCGCTCGACCTGCTGGTCGCTGTTGCCGGAAAGGTGCGTTCCCGGAGCGATTTTATCCCTGACTGA
- the guaA gene encoding glutamine-hydrolyzing GMP synthase, which yields MSQDIHQERILILDFGSQYTQLIARRVREAHVYCELHPFDMSLADIRAFAPKGIILSGGPKSVYEEGAPAVAEELFELGVPVLGICYGMQLLCHHFGGVVVPSGKREYGHAELRRQGTPGPLFDSFFVEGKSPVWMSHGDHVEKVPDGFEVIAATENAPVCAIQNVARNLYGVQFHPEVNHTPRGEVLIDTFVRKICACHGEWTPGQIIEDAIRRIRGQVGDDKVILGLSGGVDSSVAAALIHRAIGDQLTCVFVDNGLLRLGEGDQVMATFAENLGVKVIRVDAEERFLGKLAGVTDPEAKRKIIGGLFVDIFEEESKKITDANWLAQGTIYPDVIESAGAKTGKAHNIKSHHNVGGLPDYMKLKLLEPLRELFKDEVRAIGEELGLPHQMVWRHPFPGPGLGVRILGEVKKEYADILRQADAIYIEELYRSGHYEKISQAFAVFLPVKSVGVMGDGRTYEYVVALRAVETRDFMTAGWYPMPYEDLARISNRIINEVKGVNRVAYDISSKPPATIEWE from the coding sequence ATGTCCCAGGATATTCACCAGGAACGGATTCTGATCCTCGATTTCGGCTCCCAGTACACCCAGCTGATCGCCCGCCGGGTACGCGAAGCCCACGTTTACTGCGAACTGCATCCCTTTGACATGTCACTGGCCGACATCAGGGCCTTCGCGCCGAAGGGCATCATTCTCTCCGGCGGACCCAAGTCGGTTTATGAGGAGGGTGCTCCGGCGGTCGCCGAGGAACTGTTCGAGCTTGGCGTGCCGGTGCTCGGCATCTGCTACGGTATGCAGCTGCTCTGCCACCATTTCGGCGGCGTCGTGGTGCCGTCCGGCAAGCGTGAATACGGTCATGCCGAACTGCGGCGGCAAGGAACGCCGGGGCCGTTGTTCGACAGTTTTTTCGTCGAAGGCAAAAGCCCGGTATGGATGAGCCACGGCGATCACGTGGAGAAGGTGCCTGACGGCTTCGAGGTGATCGCCGCGACCGAGAACGCGCCGGTCTGTGCCATCCAGAACGTTGCCCGCAACCTCTACGGAGTGCAGTTTCACCCCGAGGTCAACCATACCCCGCGCGGCGAGGTGCTGATTGACACCTTCGTCCGCAAGATCTGCGCCTGCCACGGTGAATGGACCCCGGGGCAGATCATCGAGGACGCGATCCGCCGCATCCGCGGCCAGGTTGGTGATGACAAGGTCATTCTCGGTCTCTCCGGCGGGGTCGACTCGTCGGTGGCGGCGGCGCTGATCCATCGCGCCATCGGCGACCAGTTGACCTGTGTCTTTGTCGACAACGGCCTGCTGCGGCTCGGTGAGGGGGACCAGGTGATGGCGACCTTCGCCGAGAATCTCGGCGTCAAGGTGATCCGAGTCGACGCCGAGGAGCGCTTTCTCGGCAAGCTCGCCGGGGTGACCGACCCGGAAGCCAAGCGCAAGATCATCGGCGGCCTGTTCGTCGATATCTTCGAGGAGGAGTCGAAGAAAATCACCGACGCCAACTGGCTGGCGCAGGGGACCATCTATCCCGACGTGATCGAATCGGCGGGCGCCAAAACCGGCAAGGCACACAATATCAAGAGCCATCACAATGTCGGCGGCCTGCCCGACTACATGAAGCTCAAGCTGCTCGAACCGCTGCGCGAGCTGTTCAAGGACGAGGTACGGGCGATCGGCGAGGAACTCGGCCTGCCGCACCAGATGGTCTGGCGGCACCCCTTCCCCGGACCGGGGCTGGGGGTGCGCATTCTCGGCGAGGTGAAGAAGGAGTACGCCGACATCCTGCGCCAGGCCGATGCCATCTACATCGAGGAACTCTACCGCAGTGGCCACTACGAGAAGATCAGCCAGGCCTTCGCCGTCTTCCTGCCGGTCAAGAGCGTCGGCGTGATGGGGGACGGACGTACCTACGAGTACGTGGTCGCACTGCGCGCGGTGGAAACCAGGGACTTCATGACCGCCGGCTGGTACCCGATGCCCTACGAAGACCTGGCCCGCATCTCCAACCGGATCATCAACGAGGTCAAGGGGGTCAACCGGGTCGCCTACGATATTTCTTCAAAACCGCCGGCCACGATTGAGTGGGAGTAG
- the dnaE gene encoding DNA polymerase III subunit alpha: MQHANFVHLHLHSQYSLLDGAIKIGDLVQRARDLKMPAIAVTDHGNMHAAVEFYLKANDAGIKPIIGSELYVAPESRFKKTDARGSSEASYHLVLLCQNQVGYRNLCKLVSAANLEGFYYKPRIDWELLRDHNEGLIALTACLGGEIPTLITLDRLDEARQRAAQMAEIFDDNRFFLELQENFIPEQEPVNNGLKQIARDLDLPLVATNDCHYLTREQAHAHEVLLCIQTGKTMDDPKRMRFSNDEFYVKTPEEMAALFKDQPEALANTVRIAERCNIEFDFNTYHFPQYEKPADKSLDDVLAEMSREGLEARLVDIRKLRDLSAEDEKAYQDRLQRELDCIKQMGFPGYFLIVADFINWAKDHDIPVGPGRGSAAGSLVAFAIRITDIDPMPYNLLFERFLNPERISMPDIDVDFCIYGREEVIDYVRRKYGEPNVAQIITFGTMAAKGVIRDVGRALGMTYGEVDRIAKLIPGVLNITLKEAMQQEPKLAELQQSDPKLKELMRVALALEGLTRHASTHAAGVVVTPKPLSDYLPLYKDQKSGGQVTQYAMSYVEKIGLVKFDFLGLKTLTVIDNAVRLIRNGADPDFDLRLVTDDDPQTYELLSRAETTGVFQLESSGMKEYLVKLKPNCFEDLIAMVALYRPGPLGSGMVDSFIKRKHGQEEFDYPFPQLEPILKDTYGVIVYQEQVMLIAQVLANYSLGGADLLRRAMGKKKPEEMAKQKEIFLAGARENKLDAKKAEAVFDLMEKFAAYGFNKSHSAAYALVAYHTAYLKAHYPVEFMAALLTEDMENTDKVIKNINEVRSMGIEVLPPDINASERSFTVHDGQIRFGLGAVKGAGSAAIEAIQQAREEGAFASLSDFCERVDLRRVNKKVVEALVKCGAFDSLGGHRAQFFDALEEAMEIGSKVQREREIGQESLFGSEEIISTQNGNGYGKLPDVPEWEEKVKLNFEKESLGFYISGHPLARHKEAIKRFATVDTASIAECSDKEEVRLCGIVSGIKELTTKKGDRMAFVTFEDLNGFVETVIFPETYAACRELLQGDDALLVSGTVDVGEESNKLMVNQVQNLAEVQSSQTRRVHFRLSTPGLDETMLRRLKEIIERHRGECRVLLHMVIPDRSETLLSLPENLKVAASDQMMDDAEKLFGYNVVTFE, encoded by the coding sequence ATGCAACACGCCAACTTTGTCCATCTGCATCTTCACAGTCAGTACAGCCTGCTTGACGGGGCCATCAAGATCGGTGACCTGGTGCAGCGCGCCAGGGATCTGAAAATGCCCGCTATCGCCGTCACCGACCACGGCAACATGCACGCCGCTGTCGAGTTCTATCTCAAGGCCAACGATGCCGGGATCAAGCCGATTATCGGCAGCGAACTCTATGTCGCGCCCGAGTCCCGTTTCAAAAAGACCGACGCCCGCGGCTCTTCAGAGGCGTCCTACCACCTGGTGCTGCTCTGCCAGAACCAGGTCGGCTATCGCAATCTCTGCAAGCTGGTGTCGGCGGCCAACCTCGAAGGTTTCTACTACAAGCCGCGCATCGACTGGGAACTGCTGCGCGATCACAACGAGGGACTGATCGCCCTGACCGCCTGTCTTGGCGGCGAAATCCCGACGCTGATTACCCTGGACCGGCTCGATGAGGCCAGGCAACGTGCCGCGCAGATGGCGGAAATCTTCGATGACAACCGCTTCTTCCTCGAACTTCAGGAAAACTTCATTCCCGAACAGGAGCCGGTTAACAATGGCTTGAAACAGATCGCCCGTGATCTCGACCTGCCGCTGGTGGCGACCAATGACTGCCACTACCTGACCCGCGAACAGGCTCATGCCCATGAAGTGCTGCTCTGCATTCAGACCGGCAAGACCATGGACGACCCCAAGCGGATGCGTTTCTCCAACGACGAGTTCTACGTCAAGACCCCGGAGGAGATGGCCGCCCTGTTCAAGGATCAGCCGGAGGCGCTGGCCAACACGGTGCGTATTGCCGAGCGCTGCAACATCGAGTTCGATTTCAACACCTACCATTTCCCCCAGTATGAAAAACCGGCCGACAAGAGCCTCGACGACGTTCTTGCAGAAATGTCCCGCGAGGGGCTGGAGGCGCGCCTGGTGGATATCCGCAAGTTGCGCGATCTCTCCGCCGAGGATGAAAAGGCTTATCAGGATCGCCTGCAGCGTGAACTCGACTGTATCAAGCAGATGGGATTCCCCGGCTATTTCCTGATCGTTGCCGATTTCATCAACTGGGCCAAGGATCACGATATCCCGGTTGGCCCGGGTCGCGGCAGCGCGGCCGGGTCGCTGGTCGCCTTCGCCATCCGCATCACCGACATCGACCCGATGCCCTACAACCTGCTGTTCGAACGCTTTCTCAACCCGGAGCGGATCTCGATGCCGGATATCGACGTCGATTTCTGCATCTACGGTCGGGAGGAGGTGATCGACTACGTGCGCCGCAAGTACGGCGAGCCGAACGTCGCCCAGATCATCACCTTCGGCACCATGGCGGCCAAGGGGGTGATCCGCGATGTCGGCCGGGCGCTGGGCATGACCTACGGCGAAGTCGACCGCATCGCCAAGCTGATCCCCGGGGTGCTCAACATCACCCTCAAGGAGGCGATGCAGCAGGAACCGAAACTGGCCGAGCTGCAGCAGTCCGACCCCAAACTCAAGGAGCTGATGCGGGTCGCCCTGGCGCTGGAAGGCCTGACCCGCCACGCCTCAACCCATGCTGCCGGGGTGGTGGTGACGCCGAAGCCGCTCTCCGACTACCTGCCCCTCTACAAGGACCAGAAATCGGGCGGCCAGGTTACCCAGTACGCCATGAGCTACGTCGAGAAGATCGGCCTTGTCAAGTTCGACTTTCTCGGCCTGAAGACTCTGACCGTCATCGACAACGCGGTGCGGCTGATCCGCAATGGCGCCGATCCCGATTTCGACCTCAGGCTGGTGACCGACGACGATCCGCAGACCTATGAACTGTTGTCACGGGCCGAGACGACCGGGGTCTTCCAGCTCGAATCCTCGGGGATGAAGGAATACCTGGTCAAGCTCAAGCCGAACTGTTTTGAAGACCTGATCGCCATGGTCGCCCTCTACCGGCCGGGTCCCCTCGGCTCGGGCATGGTCGACTCCTTCATCAAGCGCAAGCACGGCCAGGAAGAATTCGACTACCCTTTCCCGCAGCTGGAGCCGATCCTCAAGGACACCTACGGCGTCATCGTCTACCAGGAACAGGTCATGCTGATCGCCCAGGTGCTGGCCAATTACAGCCTCGGCGGCGCCGACCTGCTGCGCCGGGCGATGGGCAAGAAGAAGCCGGAGGAGATGGCCAAGCAGAAGGAAATCTTCCTCGCCGGCGCCCGCGAGAACAAGCTCGACGCGAAGAAGGCCGAAGCGGTCTTCGACCTGATGGAAAAATTCGCCGCCTACGGCTTCAACAAGTCGCACTCGGCGGCCTACGCGCTGGTCGCCTACCATACCGCCTACCTCAAGGCCCACTACCCGGTGGAATTCATGGCCGCGCTGTTGACCGAGGACATGGAAAACACCGACAAGGTGATCAAGAACATCAACGAGGTCCGCTCCATGGGCATCGAGGTACTGCCGCCCGACATCAACGCTTCGGAGCGCAGCTTTACCGTCCATGACGGCCAGATCCGCTTCGGGCTCGGCGCCGTCAAGGGAGCCGGCAGCGCCGCCATCGAGGCGATCCAGCAGGCCCGTGAGGAGGGCGCCTTTGCCAGCCTGAGCGATTTCTGCGAGCGGGTCGATCTGCGGCGGGTGAACAAGAAGGTGGTCGAAGCGCTGGTCAAGTGCGGCGCCTTCGATTCCCTCGGCGGTCACCGCGCCCAGTTCTTCGACGCCCTGGAAGAGGCGATGGAGATCGGCTCCAAGGTCCAGCGTGAGCGGGAAATCGGCCAGGAATCCCTGTTCGGCAGCGAGGAGATCATCTCCACGCAGAACGGCAACGGCTACGGCAAGTTGCCCGATGTCCCCGAATGGGAAGAAAAGGTCAAGCTCAATTTCGAGAAGGAATCCCTCGGCTTCTATATTTCCGGCCATCCCCTGGCGCGGCACAAGGAGGCGATCAAGCGCTTTGCCACGGTCGATACCGCCAGTATCGCCGAATGCAGTGACAAGGAGGAGGTTCGGCTGTGCGGCATCGTCAGCGGCATCAAGGAACTGACGACCAAGAAGGGGGACCGCATGGCCTTCGTCACCTTCGAGGACCTCAACGGTTTCGTCGAGACGGTGATCTTCCCGGAAACCTACGCCGCCTGCCGGGAGCTGCTGCAGGGGGATGATGCCCTGCTGGTCAGTGGCACGGTTGATGTCGGCGAAGAGAGCAACAAGCTGATGGTCAACCAGGTGCAGAACCTGGCCGAGGTACAGTCGAGCCAGACCCGCCGGGTCCATTTCCGGCTCAGCACGCCGGGGCTGGACGAGACCATGCTGCGGCGGCTCAAGGAGATCATCGAACGCCACCGGGGGGAATGCCGGGTGCTGCTGCACATGGTCATCCCCGACCGCAGCGAAACCCTGCTGAGCCTGCCGGAAAATCTCAAGGTTGCGGCCAGCGACCAAATGATGGATGATGCGGAAAAACTTTTCGGCTATAATGTCGTTA
- a CDS encoding Maf family protein has translation MRTLVLASTSPYRRRLLSQLGLRFIAAAPRCDEELNQSVAPELLVKHLAALKAESLAERYPDALIIGSDQVFVDPRGRILGKPKTAHRARGQLKAMAGRTHTFYTGLSLLDSASGQALTDFASFSVSLRALTDAEIEDYVERERPLDCAGSFKIEGLGIALMERMEGEDYNALIGLPLIKLVDFLRQFGVPILGS, from the coding sequence ATGCGCACCCTTGTCCTGGCATCCACCAGCCCCTACCGTCGTCGCCTGCTTTCCCAGCTGGGCCTCAGGTTCATCGCCGCCGCTCCCCGCTGCGACGAAGAACTGAACCAGAGTGTCGCCCCCGAACTGCTGGTCAAGCATCTTGCTGCGCTCAAGGCCGAAAGCCTGGCGGAACGTTATCCCGACGCCCTGATCATCGGATCGGACCAGGTTTTCGTCGATCCGCGCGGCCGCATTCTCGGCAAGCCGAAAACCGCTCATCGGGCCCGGGGCCAGTTGAAGGCCATGGCCGGCCGCACCCACACGTTCTATACCGGCCTGTCCCTGCTCGACAGCGCCAGCGGGCAGGCACTGACCGATTTTGCCTCCTTCAGCGTTTCACTGCGGGCTCTGACCGACGCTGAAATCGAGGATTACGTCGAACGGGAACGGCCCCTCGACTGCGCCGGTTCCTTCAAGATCGAGGGACTCGGCATCGCCCTGATGGAACGCATGGAGGGCGAGGACTACAACGCCCTGATCGGCCTGCCGCTGATCAAGCTGGTCGATTTTCTCCGTCAGTTCGGGGTGCCGATACTCGGTTCCTGA